Proteins found in one Saccharopolyspora phatthalungensis genomic segment:
- a CDS encoding enoyl-CoA hydratase-related protein: MTSQRYRHLLTEQDGATVRITMNRPKSRNSLSAEHLGELRQAFEAAAETKATGIVLAGAGPVFSSGHDFTDMADRDLAGMRELLRLCESLMRTIHAVPQVVIARVHGLAVAAGCQLVATCDLAVAAESAGFALPGGKGGWFCHTPAVPVARSIGRKRLLEMALTGDPIDAATAERWGLVNQVVPDAELDGAVEALLARATCGSRQAKAVGKQTIYAQLDRPEADAYAIATEVMAATSQTPDARERVRAFLEKRPPAFGA, from the coding sequence ATGACCAGCCAGCGATACCGGCACCTGCTGACCGAACAGGACGGTGCGACCGTCCGGATCACGATGAACCGCCCCAAGAGTCGCAACTCGCTGTCCGCGGAGCACCTCGGCGAGCTGCGGCAGGCCTTCGAGGCGGCCGCCGAGACGAAGGCGACCGGGATCGTGCTGGCCGGTGCGGGCCCGGTGTTCAGCTCCGGTCACGACTTCACCGACATGGCCGACCGAGACCTGGCCGGGATGCGCGAACTGCTGCGGCTGTGCGAGTCGCTGATGCGCACGATCCACGCCGTTCCGCAGGTCGTGATCGCGCGGGTGCACGGGCTGGCGGTGGCGGCCGGGTGCCAGCTGGTGGCCACCTGCGACCTGGCGGTGGCCGCGGAGTCGGCGGGGTTCGCGCTACCGGGCGGCAAGGGGGGCTGGTTCTGCCACACCCCGGCGGTGCCGGTGGCCCGTTCGATAGGCCGCAAGCGCCTGCTGGAAATGGCGCTCACCGGAGATCCGATCGATGCCGCGACCGCCGAGCGGTGGGGCCTGGTCAACCAGGTGGTGCCCGACGCGGAGCTGGACGGCGCTGTCGAGGCGCTGCTGGCCCGCGCGACGTGCGGTAGCAGGCAGGCCAAGGCGGTGGGCAAGCAGACCATCTACGCCCAGCTCGACCGGCCGGAGGCCGATGCCTACGCGATCGCGACCGAGGTGATGGCCGCGACGTCGCAAACCCCGGATGCGCGCGAACGCGTGCGGGCGTTCCTGGAAAAGCGGCCCCCGGCCTTCGGCGCCTGA
- a CDS encoding VIT1/CCC1 transporter family protein, which translates to MRRWRRRLADEHEEAKVYRELAARRSGEEREILLGLAEAEERHAAYWEGLLGDEVGPKRRGHFRMRLLVFLARRFGSVFVLALAQRAESRSPYRFDRDAPAAMAADERIHEEVVRALAARGRARVSGTFRAAVFGANDGLVSNLALVLGVIGGNVPTSTVLLTGLAGLLAGALSMGAGEYISVRSQRELLAAAAPNPEARAVVPYLDVNANELGLVYRARGMSAEEAQRRADALLRDPKPPVPPADQPADEHEIVGTGLKAAISSFVFFASGALVPVLPFVAGLSGGLAVLIAVVLVGLALMLTGATVAVLSGAPPLPRALRQLAIGAGAAAVTYLLGLIFGATVG; encoded by the coding sequence GTGCGCCGCTGGCGACGTCGGCTGGCGGACGAGCATGAAGAAGCGAAGGTCTACCGGGAGCTGGCCGCCCGGCGCTCCGGTGAGGAACGGGAGATCCTGCTCGGGCTCGCCGAGGCCGAGGAACGGCACGCCGCCTACTGGGAAGGACTGCTCGGCGACGAGGTCGGGCCGAAGCGGCGCGGCCACTTCCGGATGCGGCTGCTCGTGTTCCTGGCCCGCCGGTTCGGTTCGGTGTTCGTGCTCGCTCTGGCGCAGCGCGCCGAAAGCCGCTCGCCGTACCGCTTCGACCGCGACGCGCCGGCCGCGATGGCCGCCGACGAACGCATCCACGAGGAGGTCGTGCGGGCACTCGCCGCACGCGGGCGCGCCAGGGTGTCGGGAACATTCCGCGCGGCGGTATTCGGCGCCAACGACGGCCTGGTCAGCAACCTGGCGCTGGTGCTGGGCGTCATCGGCGGGAACGTGCCGACCTCGACCGTGCTGCTCACTGGGCTGGCGGGGCTGCTGGCCGGTGCATTGTCGATGGGGGCCGGCGAGTACATCTCGGTGCGTTCCCAGCGGGAACTGCTCGCCGCAGCGGCTCCGAATCCCGAAGCCCGCGCGGTGGTGCCCTATCTCGACGTCAACGCCAACGAACTCGGCCTGGTCTACCGGGCCAGGGGCATGTCCGCCGAGGAGGCCCAGCGCCGCGCCGATGCGCTGCTGCGCGACCCCAAGCCGCCGGTGCCACCGGCCGACCAACCCGCCGACGAGCACGAGATCGTCGGCACCGGTCTCAAAGCGGCGATCTCCAGTTTCGTCTTTTTCGCCTCCGGTGCGCTGGTCCCGGTGCTGCCGTTCGTCGCCGGGCTCAGTGGTGGCCTCGCCGTCCTGATCGCGGTCGTGCTGGTCGGGCTGGCGCTGATGCTGACCGGCGCCACCGTCGCCGTGCTGTCCGGCGCGCCGCCGCTGCCTCGCGCCTTGCGGCAACTCGCCATCGGGGCGGGCGCAGCGGCGGTGACCTACCTGCTCGGGTTGATCTTCGGCGCGACCGTTGGGTGA
- a CDS encoding nitroreductase family protein yields MTRVAPPSYDTVCSALSLACRAPSVHNCQPWRWLLAERSLQLFLDRSRLPEVLDPAGRAQVISCGAVLHHARIAFGALGWRTMVHRLPNAAQPDHLASIQFSQHDRLAPAMVALAGAAGQRHAARGPYRAEPVPPELLMGLRAAAETEHGALVRAAEHRGVLVESLQRAGWLRESAAYQKAVADLDDPEPASPVLTDEAVFAVLATRGDWVDSWLAAGEALSAVLLAAVRDGLATCPLNQLGEVAEIRERVQETVLGGAGYAQLVLRLGWPGPEEALPTTSRRPLAESLELLPPRNEYNSPQ; encoded by the coding sequence ATGACGCGCGTCGCCCCGCCGTCTTACGACACCGTGTGTTCGGCGCTTTCCTTGGCGTGCCGGGCTCCCTCGGTGCACAACTGCCAGCCGTGGCGGTGGTTGCTGGCCGAGCGATCGTTGCAGTTGTTCCTGGACCGATCGCGGTTGCCCGAGGTGCTCGACCCGGCGGGACGTGCGCAGGTGATCAGTTGCGGTGCCGTGCTGCATCATGCGCGGATCGCGTTCGGCGCGCTCGGTTGGCGGACGATGGTGCACCGGCTGCCGAATGCGGCCCAGCCCGATCACCTGGCGTCGATCCAGTTCAGCCAGCATGATCGCCTTGCCCCGGCGATGGTGGCGCTGGCCGGGGCGGCGGGCCAGCGGCACGCCGCGCGGGGGCCGTACCGCGCGGAGCCCGTTCCGCCCGAGCTGCTGATGGGCCTGCGTGCCGCGGCCGAAACCGAACACGGCGCCCTGGTTCGGGCCGCCGAGCACCGCGGCGTCTTGGTGGAGTCCTTGCAGCGAGCCGGGTGGTTGCGGGAATCCGCCGCGTACCAGAAGGCGGTGGCCGATCTGGACGACCCCGAACCGGCGAGCCCGGTGCTGACCGACGAAGCTGTGTTCGCGGTGCTGGCCACTCGCGGTGACTGGGTTGACAGCTGGCTGGCGGCGGGGGAGGCGCTCAGCGCCGTGCTGCTGGCGGCGGTGCGCGACGGCCTGGCGACCTGCCCGCTGAACCAACTGGGAGAAGTCGCCGAGATACGCGAACGGGTCCAGGAAACGGTGCTCGGCGGCGCCGGGTATGCCCAGTTGGTGCTGCGCCTAGGCTGGCCGGGGCCGGAGGAGGCGCTGCCGACCACGTCACGCCGTCCGCTGGCCGAATCGCTGGAACTGCTTCCGCCGCGCAATGAGTACAACAGTCCACAATAG